From a single Nostoc edaphicum CCNP1411 genomic region:
- a CDS encoding clan AA aspartic protease yields the protein MIHGTVIGLQARMSLIILPPERSGVEIECVIDTGFEGFLTLPSSVIAALGLPYLININANLANNSSVETDVYLATVVWNGVERNIAALAMGRRPLIGTALLEDYHLSIDFCEGGTVLVDEIL from the coding sequence GTGATACACGGGACTGTAATTGGACTTCAGGCAAGAATGAGTTTGATTATTCTTCCCCCAGAACGTTCAGGTGTAGAAATCGAATGTGTTATTGATACAGGGTTTGAAGGGTTCTTAACCTTGCCGTCTTCCGTGATTGCTGCTCTTGGCTTGCCCTACCTCATCAACATCAACGCAAACCTCGCTAACAATTCCAGTGTGGAAACCGATGTTTATTTGGCAACAGTTGTATGGAATGGTGTGGAGCGTAATATTGCAGCCCTAGCAATGGGTCGTCGTCCACTCATTGGAACTGCGCTGCTTGAAGATTATCATCTCAGTATAGATTTTTGTGAGGGTGGTACGGTTCTGGTGGATGAAATTTTATAA